One Brassica napus cultivar Da-Ae chromosome C4, Da-Ae, whole genome shotgun sequence genomic region harbors:
- the LOC106390528 gene encoding 1-aminocyclopropane-1-carboxylate oxidase: MEQTIKFPVVNLSKLNGEERDQTMALINDACENWGFFEIVNHGLPYDLMDNVEKMTKEHYKKTMEQKFNDMLKSKGLEKLETEVEDVDWESTFYLRHLPQSNLYDIPDMSDEYRTAMKDFGKRLENLAENLLDQLCENLGLEKGYLKKMFHGTKGPSFGTKVSNYPPCPKPEMIKGLRAHTDAGGIILLFQDDKVSGLQLLKDGDWIDVPPLNHSIVINLGDQLEVITNGKYKSVMHRVVTQKEGNRMSIASFYNPGSDAEISPASSLASKETEYPSFVFDDYMKLYAGVKFQPKEPRFEAMRNATAVTELNPAASVETF; this comes from the exons ATGGAGCAGACCATCAAATTTCCTGTTGTAAACTTGTCCAAGCTCAATGGTGAAGAAAGAGACCAAACCATGGCTTTAATCAACGATGCTTGCGAAAATTGGGGTTTCTTTGAG ATAGTGAACCATGGGTTACCATATGATTTGATGGACAACGTGGAGAAGATGACAAAGGAGCATTACAAgaaaacaatggaacagaagtTTAACGACATGCTCAAGTCCAAAGGTTTGGAAAAGCTTGAGACAGAAGTTGAGGACGTCGACTGGGAAAGCACTTTCTACCTTCGTCACCTTCCTCAATCCAATCTCTACGACATTCCTGATATGTCTGATGAATATCG GACGGCCATGAAAGATTTTGGAAAGAGATTGGAGAATCTTGCAGAGAATTTGTTGGATCAACTGTGTGAGAATCTAGGGTTAGAGAAAGGATATCTGAAGAAAATGTTTCATGGAACAAAAGGTCCATCCTTTGGGACTAAGGTGAGCAATTATCCACCTTGTCCTAAACCAGAAATGATCAAAGGTCTCCGGGCCCACACTGATGCAGGAGGCATCATCTTGTTGTTTCAAGACGACAAAGTCAGTGGCCTCCAGCTTCTCAAAGATGGTGATTGGATCGATGTTCCTCCACTCAACCACTCTATTGTCATTAATCTTGGTGACCAACTTGAG GTGATAACCAACGGAAAGTACAAGAGTGTGATGCACCGTGTGGTGACTCAAAAAGAAGGGAACAGAATGTCCATTGCATCGTTCTACAACCCCGGAAGCGATGCGGAGATCTCTCCAGCTTCATCACTTGCCAGCAAAGAAACCGAGTACCCAAGCTTTGTGTTTGATGACTACATGAAGCTTTATGCTGGGGTCAAGTTTCAGCCTAAAGAGCCACGCTTTGAGGCGATGAGGAATGCTACTGCAGTTACAGAACTGAACCCAGCCGCATCCGTAGAGACTTTCTAA